In Methanobrevibacter millerae, a single genomic region encodes these proteins:
- a CDS encoding DUF7507 domain-containing protein, which translates to MGDSIHTFVEEDFRKSSNPNIQHVVSLYDSGFRVPTINATKVLPDGTVKIYNFYTIINSNCYQNCFYYKVITIGKTNIIPDLTVRKITLNKTVQVGEQTSFTIVVKNTGNVDLNRVTVTEQSYEGLTFNSASTNGLWTHSIVNGKNVWTFNPTLKQGMTARFNVTFDTTKPGNFTNVIIARSDKTNNKTTNNTTEVIDNPKLTPDIEVSKITLTPVVLVGQQTSFEIIVKNTGEVVLTKVFLEETSYDGLVYDSFVDNGAWTHSVINGKNVWTLNKNLDLNETASLFVNFNTTVRGNFTNVVVAGSNETVNKTTNNTTEVLRPDLEVTKIS; encoded by the coding sequence TTGGGTGATAGCATTCACACTTTTGTTGAAGAAGATTTTAGAAAATCATCTAATCCAAATATTCAACATGTTGTAAGCTTGTATGATAGTGGATTCAGGGTACCTACTATTAATGCTACAAAAGTTTTGCCTGACGGTACTGTAAAAATATATAATTTTTATACAATTATTAATTCAAACTGTTATCAAAATTGTTTCTATTATAAAGTGATAACTATTGGTAAAACTAATATTATTCCGGATTTAACCGTTCGAAAAATCACTTTAAATAAAACAGTTCAAGTAGGTGAACAGACTAGTTTCACAATTGTCGTTAAAAATACGGGAAATGTTGATTTAAATCGAGTTACTGTTACCGAACAATCTTATGAGGGTTTAACTTTCAATTCAGCCAGCACCAATGGATTATGGACCCATAGTATTGTTAATGGAAAAAATGTTTGGACATTTAATCCTACTTTAAAACAAGGAATGACCGCAAGATTTAATGTAACATTTGATACTACTAAACCCGGTAACTTTACAAATGTTATCATTGCTAGATCTGATAAAACAAATAATAAAACCACTAATAATACTACTGAAGTCATTGATAATCCAAAATTAACGCCGGATATTGAAGTTTCTAAGATTACTTTGACTCCTGTTGTTCTTGTTGGCCAGCAGACTTCATTCGAAATTATCGTTAAAAATACTGGAGAAGTTGTTTTAACTAAAGTATTCCTTGAAGAAACTTCCTATGATGGTTTGGTATATGATTCATTTGTTGATAATGGTGCTTGGACTCATTCTGTCATTAACGGCAAGAATGTCTGGACTTTAAATAAGAATTTGGATTTAAATGAAACTGCCAGCTTGTTTGTTAACTTCAATACTACTGTTAGGGGTAATTTCACTAATGTCGTAGTGGCCGGATCCAATGAAACAGTTAATAAAACCACAAATAATACCACCGAAGTTCTAAGACCTGATTTAGAGGTTACAAAGATTTCT